One window from the genome of Candidatus Omnitrophota bacterium encodes:
- the purB gene encoding adenylosuccinate lyase: protein MIKRYTPTEIGNIWSEDEKFKRFLKIEALLCEALEKQKKIPKGVSKSFSKVKISTLAIKKIEEKTHHDIIAFLKHISKQIGKDAQYLHLGLTSSDLLDTTLATQIKDATLVILKDLDLVLAEVKKKALKYKDTLCMARTHGVHAEVYSFGLKFLYLYNDLREERKLLADSLDYVACGKISGAVGTFAHFNLRVEEYICKKLKIKPALISTQIVSRERIAYYLSLLSLIGSTLERFATEVRHLHRNEVDEVKEPFYKGQKGSSAMPHKQNPIVCERICGLARILRANMLVGSENINLWHERDISHSSSERIVLPDSTIALDYMLKKFKQVVGDLKVNSENMLKNIELNRGIVYSQKLLLKLMDKGIPRIRAYDIVQGIALKVINKKSSFKKESFLNSKVKKLLTKKELEEIFNPYAYLSNVDKIYERVGMA, encoded by the coding sequence ATGATCAAGCGTTATACTCCGACTGAAATTGGTAATATTTGGAGTGAGGATGAAAAATTTAAGCGTTTTTTAAAGATTGAAGCCTTACTTTGTGAAGCTTTAGAGAAGCAAAAAAAGATCCCCAAAGGTGTCAGTAAGAGCTTTTCAAAGGTAAAGATTTCTACCCTGGCAATTAAAAAGATCGAGGAGAAGACCCACCACGATATTATAGCTTTCCTGAAACATATATCTAAACAAATTGGCAAAGATGCTCAATATTTGCATTTGGGTTTGACTTCATCAGATTTACTTGATACGACTTTAGCCACACAGATAAAGGATGCAACTTTAGTTATCTTGAAAGATTTGGATTTGGTTTTAGCTGAAGTTAAGAAGAAAGCCCTTAAATACAAAGATACTCTTTGCATGGCTCGAACTCATGGAGTACATGCTGAGGTTTATAGTTTTGGTCTTAAGTTTTTATATCTTTATAATGATTTAAGAGAGGAAAGAAAGCTTTTAGCTGATAGTCTTGATTATGTTGCTTGTGGAAAGATTTCCGGAGCAGTTGGAACCTTTGCTCATTTTAATTTAAGGGTTGAAGAGTATATTTGTAAAAAGCTTAAAATAAAGCCGGCTTTAATATCAACCCAGATTGTTTCTCGGGAAAGAATCGCTTACTACTTATCTTTACTTTCCTTGATTGGCTCAACTCTAGAGAGATTCGCTACCGAGGTCAGACATTTGCATAGGAATGAAGTTGATGAAGTAAAAGAGCCGTTTTATAAGGGACAGAAAGGATCAAGCGCGATGCCGCACAAGCAAAATCCGATTGTTTGTGAACGAATCTGCGGTTTAGCTAGAATTTTGCGGGCCAATATGTTGGTTGGCTCTGAGAATATTAATCTTTGGCATGAACGGGACATATCGCATTCATCATCCGAAAGAATTGTTTTACCCGATTCAACGATAGCCCTAGACTATATGCTTAAGAAGTTTAAGCAGGTGGTTGGTGATCTAAAGGTTAACTCTGAAAATATGCTTAAAAATATCGAGCTTAACCGTGGCATTGTTTATTCTCAGAAACTGTTACTTAAATTGATGGACAAAGGTATCCCGCGGATCAGAGCTTATGATATCGTTCAAGGTATTGCTTTAAAGGTAATTAATAAAAAATCATCTTTTAAGAAGGAGAGTTTTTTGAATTCGAAGGTCAAGAAACTTCTAACTAAGAAAGAGCTTGAGGAAATTTTTAATCCTTATGCTTACCTTTCGAATGTAGATAAGATTTATGAAAGAGTAGGAATGGCGTAG
- a CDS encoding TonB C-terminal domain-containing protein: MKLKKEICVVLLAGLFFVSLAAYSSDDFFASYLDAESVEPLVNNVFYETDVRQALQDVSAQTKVPIVIDPSVQGFINVELENVPLEEALSMILIPLGYNFKKIDKYYIVGLAKPESPVFDLLAKTEVIALDYVKAKDVESLVSDFFHPYIKANLQNNSVTITAPLNIIARFRQDINKIDQPRQQVMMEALVIEISESDKKELGVKWGSMQEGGFTVSPPSNFTLEKGLGSATTAEYTLSGTVTQSTLITLKTMIQTGKAVVRANPRISALDGEEANIFIGKEEFFLINTGSQAYPYNTLQSIGTGVTLKVTPSVSSSGAITVKIQPEVSEVVGTSSANLPIVNRRTVSTTVRVFDGDTIGIGGLIQHNSSQTKTRAPMLSHVPFLGNFFKSKDRTAEDKEVLIFITPHLSNLGEKFKEFDPDSIEEGQNRFFKRKSQPSQNYRSRRDSVINSQNIRVESSSNVYGDQRYLVDRYVAYARDVIDTSRFRNLILSLSSSSAINRNILFRITVGSDGYISDISMLRASGSQLIDRTIREEIVQASPLPNFPQGIRRRSLTFDIAITLS; this comes from the coding sequence AAATAATGTATTTTATGAGACTGATGTTCGCCAGGCTCTTCAAGACGTTTCAGCTCAAACCAAGGTGCCGATTGTTATTGATCCTTCGGTCCAGGGTTTTATTAACGTTGAACTTGAAAATGTACCCCTAGAGGAAGCTTTGAGTATGATTCTGATTCCTTTGGGCTATAACTTTAAAAAGATAGATAAGTATTACATTGTTGGCTTAGCTAAACCGGAGAGCCCAGTGTTTGACCTTTTAGCCAAAACCGAGGTTATAGCTTTGGATTATGTCAAGGCCAAGGATGTAGAGTCTTTAGTGTCTGACTTTTTTCATCCTTACATTAAGGCTAATTTACAAAATAATTCAGTAACAATTACTGCCCCGTTGAATATTATTGCTCGCTTCAGGCAGGATATTAATAAGATCGATCAACCTCGTCAACAGGTTATGATGGAAGCTTTAGTTATTGAAATATCAGAATCGGATAAAAAAGAGCTGGGCGTTAAGTGGGGTAGTATGCAGGAGGGTGGTTTTACGGTTAGTCCGCCGTCAAACTTTACTCTTGAGAAGGGTTTGGGGTCTGCGACAACTGCTGAATATACTCTTTCCGGAACAGTTACCCAGAGCACTCTAATTACCTTAAAAACCATGATTCAGACCGGAAAAGCAGTGGTAAGGGCTAACCCGCGGATTTCAGCCTTAGACGGAGAAGAGGCAAATATATTTATTGGCAAAGAGGAGTTTTTCTTAATTAATACCGGTTCTCAAGCCTACCCTTACAATACTCTTCAATCAATTGGTACTGGAGTTACCCTAAAAGTTACCCCTAGTGTTTCTTCAAGCGGGGCAATTACTGTAAAAATTCAGCCGGAAGTAAGTGAAGTTGTCGGAACCAGTAGCGCTAATTTACCGATAGTAAACCGACGGACAGTGTCTACTACCGTGAGGGTTTTTGATGGTGACACTATTGGTATCGGAGGGCTTATCCAACACAACTCAAGTCAAACCAAAACCAGAGCCCCGATGTTAAGTCACGTTCCTTTTTTGGGTAATTTTTTTAAATCGAAGGATAGGACTGCTGAAGATAAGGAGGTATTAATTTTTATAACTCCGCACCTGTCGAATTTAGGTGAAAAGTTTAAAGAGTTTGATCCGGACTCGATCGAGGAAGGTCAAAATCGTTTTTTCAAAAGGAAGTCTCAACCTAGCCAGAACTACCGCTCTCGGAGGGATTCGGTCATTAATTCTCAGAATATCAGAGTAGAATCAAGCTCAAATGTATACGGTGATCAAAGATATCTGGTTGATCGTTACGTAGCTTACGCTCGAGACGTTATTGATACTTCTCGTTTCCGCAATCTTATCTTGAGCTTATCTAGCTCATCAGCCATAAATCGTAACATTCTCTTTAGAATTACCGTTGGGTCTGATGGTTATATCAGCGATATTAGCATGCTTCGTGCCTCTGGTTCTCAACTTATCGACCGAACGATCAGAGAGGAGATTGTACAGGCTAGTCCTTTACCGAATTTTCCTCAAGGCATCCGGCGTCGGTCGCTTACCTTCGATATAGCAATTACCCTTAGCTAG